The following coding sequences are from one Sphingomonadaceae bacterium OTU29LAMAA1 window:
- a CDS encoding S41 family peptidase produces the protein MARPLLTATAILGSLCLIPLATQAMAAVDTDTYREFDQFLDVFNRIKADYVDKVDDQKLIKGAIQGMLTSLDPHSSYVDALDYDNLRIQTEGNYGGLGLTVQMEDGAVKVVAPQEDTPAFRAGVKSGDYITHIDGKLIYGETLDEAIGLMRGKPGTKISLTLVRPGQDKPVEVTMNREVIIQKPVKWEVRGQVGYININTFSESTGADTRAAIMAIDKSLGHRPLGYVVDLRDNGGGLLTQAIAVSDAFLERGEIVSQRGREKADIERYFAKSGDDAHGLPVVVLTNPGTASASEIVAGALQDHHRGLVMGERSFGKGSVQTLLQLGPQTALRLTTARYYTPSGRSVQEGGIEPDIRVPQISDPDFKTRPVFREADLRRHLINEVKADNKVLEEDVKDDPRFAMTADQLKKQGIEDFQLYYALKTVARLGGPTQVAAATRPKAK, from the coding sequence ATGGCCCGTCCGCTGCTTACCGCGACCGCAATCCTCGGCTCGCTCTGCCTGATCCCGCTCGCAACGCAGGCGATGGCGGCGGTCGATACCGACACCTACCGCGAATTCGACCAGTTCCTCGACGTGTTCAACCGGATCAAGGCGGATTACGTCGACAAGGTCGACGATCAGAAGCTGATCAAGGGCGCGATCCAGGGCATGCTGACCAGTCTCGATCCGCATTCGAGCTATGTCGATGCGCTCGACTACGACAATCTGCGTATCCAGACCGAAGGCAATTACGGCGGCCTCGGCCTTACCGTCCAGATGGAGGACGGCGCGGTCAAGGTGGTGGCGCCTCAGGAGGATACGCCGGCGTTCCGCGCGGGTGTAAAGTCGGGCGACTATATCACCCATATCGACGGCAAGCTGATCTATGGCGAGACGCTGGACGAGGCGATCGGCCTGATGCGGGGCAAGCCCGGGACCAAGATCAGCCTGACGCTGGTCCGACCTGGGCAGGACAAGCCGGTCGAGGTGACGATGAACCGTGAGGTCATCATCCAGAAGCCGGTAAAATGGGAAGTCCGCGGTCAGGTCGGCTACATCAACATCAACACGTTTTCCGAAAGCACTGGAGCCGATACCCGCGCCGCGATCATGGCGATCGACAAGAGCCTCGGCCATCGACCGCTCGGCTATGTCGTCGATCTGCGCGACAATGGCGGCGGGCTGCTGACGCAGGCGATCGCGGTGAGTGATGCGTTTCTTGAGCGTGGTGAGATCGTTTCACAGCGCGGGCGTGAAAAGGCGGACATCGAGCGTTATTTCGCGAAATCGGGGGATGATGCACACGGTTTGCCGGTCGTCGTGCTGACCAATCCCGGCACCGCATCGGCATCCGAGATCGTCGCGGGCGCGCTGCAGGATCATCACCGCGGGCTGGTAATGGGCGAGCGCAGCTTCGGTAAGGGATCGGTGCAGACGCTGCTGCAACTCGGGCCGCAGACCGCCCTGCGCCTGACCACCGCGCGCTATTACACGCCGTCCGGTCGCAGCGTGCAGGAGGGCGGGATCGAGCCCGACATCCGCGTGCCGCAGATCAGCGACCCCGATTTCAAGACGCGTCCCGTATTCCGCGAGGCCGACCTGCGCCGCCACCTGATCAACGAGGTGAAGGCGGACAACAAGGTGCTGGAGGAGGACGTCAAGGACGATCCCCGCTTTGCGATGACCGCGGACCAGCTCAAGAAGCAGGGCATCGAGGACTTCCAGCTCTATTATGCGCTGAAGACGGTCGCGCGACTGGGCGGGCCGACGCAGGTGGCGGCGGCGACCAGGCCGAAGGCCAAGTGA
- a CDS encoding peptidoglycan DD-metalloendopeptidase family protein gives MALALLSLVIPAQSQTLPDQRQRLAAAKRDAAVATRKAEVLAARAAAERNAADKARAEEAALAARVTAAEATLTAAQARQAIVTRLLANQQATLGTAQAPVARLLAALTALARRPTMVAIAQPGSVDDLVHVRAVLGGALPIVQAKTQSVRRQIARTRALQHDAIVAAAALRTGRAELEANRVALARLEANHRQRSRMLVRGAMSESDRALALGERARDLVDSLDEGDVAQATAADLAGLVGPLPRPLAPGAVLPVPLASAYRLPVRGRLVTGLDEISAAGVRSRGLTFAVSSGAQVVAPAAGVVRYARPFRGYGTIVIVDHGDGWTSLITGLASASAGVVVGQRLPTGAPLGIASRSEEPRITVELRRRGRPMDIAALLG, from the coding sequence GTGGCCCTGGCCCTTCTTTCGCTCGTCATTCCCGCGCAAAGCCAGACGTTACCCGATCAGCGCCAGCGGCTCGCGGCGGCCAAGCGCGATGCCGCCGTTGCCACGCGCAAGGCAGAAGTTCTCGCCGCGCGCGCCGCCGCCGAGCGAAACGCGGCCGACAAGGCGCGTGCCGAGGAAGCCGCACTCGCCGCGCGCGTCACCGCTGCCGAGGCTACGCTTACCGCGGCCCAGGCGCGGCAGGCGATCGTCACCCGGCTGCTTGCGAACCAGCAGGCGACGCTCGGTACGGCACAGGCCCCCGTTGCGCGACTGCTCGCCGCACTGACCGCGCTGGCCCGGCGGCCGACGATGGTCGCTATCGCGCAGCCCGGATCGGTCGACGACCTCGTCCATGTTCGCGCAGTATTGGGTGGTGCACTGCCGATCGTGCAGGCGAAAACGCAATCGGTCCGCCGGCAGATCGCGCGCACTCGCGCGCTTCAGCATGACGCGATCGTCGCTGCTGCTGCCCTTCGCACCGGACGTGCCGAACTGGAAGCGAATCGTGTCGCGCTGGCGCGGCTGGAGGCGAATCATCGACAGCGCAGTCGAATGCTGGTCCGCGGCGCGATGAGCGAATCGGACCGTGCGCTGGCACTCGGTGAGCGTGCACGCGATCTTGTCGATTCTCTCGACGAGGGCGATGTCGCTCAGGCGACGGCGGCCGATCTCGCCGGGCTGGTCGGGCCATTGCCGCGTCCGCTGGCACCCGGCGCAGTCCTGCCCGTGCCGCTGGCAAGCGCCTATCGCTTGCCGGTGCGCGGGCGGCTCGTCACCGGGCTCGACGAGATATCCGCAGCCGGCGTCCGTTCGCGCGGGCTGACCTTTGCCGTGTCGTCCGGTGCGCAGGTCGTCGCACCGGCGGCAGGCGTGGTGCGCTACGCCCGGCCGTTCCGGGGTTACGGTACGATCGTCATCGTCGATCATGGCGACGGCTGGACCAGTCTTATCACGGGATTGGCCAGTGCCAGTGCCGGGGTCGTGGTCGGCCAGCGCCTGCCTACCGGAGCGCCGCTGGGTATCGCCAGCCGGAGCGAGGAGCCGCGGATCACCGTCGAATTGCGCCGTCGCGGCCGGCCGATGGACATCGCTGCGCTGCTCGGCTGA
- a CDS encoding 23S rRNA (pseudouridine(1915)-N(3))-methyltransferase RlmH translates to MLLHVVARGRIGRSPEAELVDRYLKRIVWPTRVTELPDTGGKLPTLETQTIRVLLDEKGEVLGSIDFARRLERWRDSGTREVRFMIGAADGFGDAERAEADLLLSFGRATWPHMLARAMLAEQLFRATAILAGHPYHREG, encoded by the coding sequence ATCCTTCTTCACGTGGTCGCACGCGGGCGGATCGGGCGCTCGCCCGAGGCCGAACTGGTCGACCGCTATCTGAAGCGGATCGTCTGGCCGACACGCGTCACCGAGCTGCCCGACACCGGGGGCAAGCTGCCGACGTTGGAGACGCAGACGATCCGCGTCCTGCTCGATGAGAAGGGTGAGGTGCTGGGCTCGATCGATTTCGCGCGCCGGCTGGAGCGTTGGCGCGACAGCGGTACGCGTGAGGTCCGCTTCATGATCGGCGCGGCGGACGGCTTCGGCGACGCCGAGCGCGCCGAGGCGGACCTGCTGCTGTCGTTCGGTCGCGCGACGTGGCCGCACATGCTGGCGCGGGCGATGCTGGCGGAGCAATTGTTTCGCGCGACGGCGATCCTGGCGGGTCATCCGTATCATCGGGAGGGGTAA
- the rsfS gene encoding ribosome silencing factor, with the protein MASLDDDQAEEVITIPLAGKSSIADHMVIASGRSTRQVASMAHKLAEKIKAEFGRSVRIEGLQTADWVLIDANDVIIHLFRPEVRTFYNLERMWQFGDTVSSSLKPLPPEVTNPTTEV; encoded by the coding sequence ATGGCGTCGCTTGACGACGATCAGGCGGAAGAGGTCATCACGATCCCGCTCGCCGGCAAATCGTCGATCGCCGACCACATGGTGATCGCCAGCGGTCGGTCGACGCGCCAGGTCGCATCGATGGCGCATAAGCTGGCTGAGAAGATCAAGGCGGAATTCGGTCGCAGCGTGCGGATCGAAGGATTGCAGACCGCCGACTGGGTGTTGATCGACGCGAACGACGTCATCATCCACCTGTTCCGGCCGGAGGTGCGCACCTTCTACAACCTGGAGCGGATGTGGCAGTTCGGCGATACCGTGTCGTCGTCGCTGAAGCCGCTGCCGCCGGAAGTCACCAACCCGACCACCGAGGTCTGA
- a CDS encoding nicotinate-nucleotide adenylyltransferase, whose protein sequence is MRTTGLLGGSFNPAHRGHRGITLAAIRALDLDEAWWLVSPGNPLKAGARDMAPLAARLASARSMARRAPIRATDIETRLHTRYTLDTLRKLERRYPKRRFIWLMGADNLAQFHRWRGWREIARTMPIAVIARPGYDDDALASVAMGWLRRFQRPACQAKHWTTWRLPALVLLRFRPDPTSATAARAADPDWHRRHPAQQPRSTLGE, encoded by the coding sequence TTGAGGACAACCGGCCTGCTCGGCGGATCGTTCAATCCGGCGCACCGCGGGCATCGCGGGATCACGCTCGCCGCGATCCGCGCGCTGGACCTCGACGAGGCGTGGTGGCTGGTGTCGCCCGGCAACCCGCTGAAGGCCGGCGCGCGCGACATGGCGCCGCTTGCTGCGCGGCTCGCGTCTGCTCGAAGCATGGCGCGGCGTGCGCCGATCCGGGCGACCGACATCGAGACGCGGCTGCACACGCGCTACACGCTCGATACCCTGCGCAAGCTCGAGCGTCGGTACCCCAAGCGACGGTTCATCTGGCTGATGGGGGCGGACAATCTGGCGCAGTTCCATCGCTGGCGGGGATGGCGTGAGATCGCCCGTACGATGCCGATTGCGGTGATCGCGCGTCCGGGGTATGACGATGACGCCCTCGCGAGTGTCGCGATGGGTTGGCTGCGACGCTTCCAACGGCCCGCATGCCAGGCGAAGCATTGGACGACGTGGAGATTGCCGGCACTCGTGCTGTTGCGCTTCCGCCCCGACCCTACCTCCGCGACCGCGGCCCGAGCGGCCGATCCCGACTGGCACCGGCGCCACCCGGCCCAGCAACCCAGGAGTACCCTTGGCGAGTAA
- a CDS encoding glutamate-5-semialdehyde dehydrogenase yields the protein MTDIAHPTELIAEMGRRARVAARAIASLPTPTKAAGLRAAAARLRDAEPVILAANARDMATAAGRGLSDALLDRLRLDPDRIAGMVAGVEAVAALDDPVGRTIDRSERPNGLALTRVRVPIGVIGIVYESRPNVTADAAALCVMAGNAAILRGGSEAVHSNRAIHAALITGFADTGLSVDAVQLVPTTDRAAVGAMLAADGAIDLIVPRGGKSLVARVQAEARVPVLAHLDGINHVYVHASADPAMARDVVVNAKMRRTGVCGSMETLLIDRGYPQPAALVTALAEAGCVVRGDDAIVALTGAAPADAADWDTEYLDAIASVAQVDGVEDAMAHIARHGSHHTDAIVAADTTVAERFLAGVDSAIVLWNASTQFADGGEFGLGAEIGIATGRLHARGPVALEGLTTYKWVGRGTGQVRR from the coding sequence ATGACCGACATAGCGCATCCGACAGAATTGATCGCGGAAATGGGTCGGCGGGCTCGGGTCGCCGCCCGAGCGATCGCGAGCCTGCCGACGCCGACAAAGGCCGCCGGCCTGCGGGCTGCCGCCGCCCGTCTGCGCGATGCGGAACCTGTGATTCTCGCCGCCAATGCCCGCGACATGGCGACGGCAGCCGGACGGGGGCTGTCCGATGCGCTGCTCGACCGGTTGAGACTTGATCCCGACCGCATTGCAGGAATGGTCGCGGGTGTGGAGGCGGTGGCGGCGCTGGACGATCCGGTCGGCCGGACGATCGACCGCAGCGAAAGGCCTAATGGCCTTGCGCTCACGCGCGTCCGCGTACCCATCGGCGTGATCGGCATCGTCTACGAATCGCGCCCCAACGTCACTGCGGACGCTGCGGCACTTTGCGTCATGGCGGGCAATGCGGCGATCCTGCGCGGCGGTTCCGAAGCCGTCCACAGCAACCGCGCGATCCATGCTGCGCTGATCACGGGCTTCGCCGACACCGGTCTATCCGTCGATGCGGTGCAACTGGTGCCGACCACCGACCGCGCCGCCGTCGGCGCGATGCTGGCTGCGGACGGCGCGATAGATCTCATCGTGCCGCGCGGCGGCAAGAGCCTCGTCGCCCGTGTCCAGGCCGAGGCGCGCGTGCCGGTGCTCGCGCATCTCGACGGTATCAATCACGTCTATGTCCACGCCTCTGCGGATCCGGCGATGGCGCGGGACGTCGTCGTCAATGCCAAGATGCGCCGCACGGGGGTGTGCGGATCGATGGAAACGCTGCTGATCGATCGTGGCTATCCGCAGCCTGCAGCGCTGGTGACGGCGCTTGCAGAAGCAGGCTGCGTGGTTCGCGGTGACGATGCGATCGTTGCCCTGACTGGCGCGGCACCCGCGGATGCTGCCGATTGGGATACCGAATATCTCGACGCCATCGCCTCGGTCGCGCAAGTTGACGGCGTCGAGGACGCGATGGCGCATATCGCCCGCCACGGCTCGCATCACACCGATGCGATCGTCGCCGCGGACACGACGGTCGCCGAACGCTTCCTGGCTGGCGTCGACAGCGCGATCGTCTTGTGGAACGCGTCGACCCAGTTTGCCGACGGTGGGGAATTCGGGCTCGGCGCGGAGATCGGCATCGCTACCGGCCGTTTGCATGCGCGTGGTCCGGTCGCACTGGAGGGGCTGACGACGTATAAATGGGTAGGACGCGGGACGGGGCAGGTGCGCCGATAA